From Selenomonas sp. AB3002, one genomic window encodes:
- a CDS encoding extracellular solute-binding protein: MRRYTSLLVTAFLLLIVVVLGSGYLAVADHDGGKKPLREITAYTNLPTETAVVLTNAYESASGVRVNFVPLGREEILDRLKAQAEGEGAGQAALVLGDSELLYRAAAMGYLLPYMSEHGDQVPEKFRQTEGYWIGVWYDPIVFCVNQDYLKARQQVPDTWQALAAAPNVRVGVTDFLAADASANLLLSMIAQFGDTAAYDIWRQIHPKVVQYAHYLSNPVRQAGMGEVDVAVAVESETLRYIHDGYPLKVIYPADGTSAMVTGTGIAFKTSAQDEQAAKAFADWLLSDEAQLALQSQGFYFLPTNPGTMAYKTFAGKNLLLFSVRPQFNAQQRHDLLDRWVKEVRFN; encoded by the coding sequence ATGAGACGCTATACATCACTGCTGGTGACAGCCTTCCTGCTTTTGATAGTGGTGGTGCTGGGCTCCGGCTATCTGGCGGTGGCTGACCATGACGGGGGGAAGAAGCCCCTCAGGGAAATCACTGCCTATACCAATCTGCCTACGGAGACGGCGGTTGTGCTGACCAATGCCTATGAGTCTGCCAGCGGCGTCAGGGTGAATTTCGTGCCTCTGGGCCGGGAGGAGATACTGGACAGGCTCAAGGCTCAGGCAGAGGGAGAAGGGGCTGGACAGGCTGCTTTGGTGCTGGGGGACAGCGAGCTCCTTTACAGGGCGGCTGCTATGGGCTACCTTTTGCCCTACATGTCGGAGCACGGGGATCAGGTGCCGGAAAAGTTCCGCCAGACGGAAGGATACTGGATTGGTGTCTGGTATGACCCCATAGTCTTCTGCGTCAATCAGGATTACCTGAAGGCCAGGCAGCAGGTGCCTGATACCTGGCAAGCTCTGGCTGCGGCGCCCAATGTGCGGGTGGGGGTGACGGATTTCCTGGCGGCAGATGCCTCAGCCAATCTTCTCCTCAGCATGATTGCCCAGTTTGGCGATACGGCAGCCTATGATATCTGGCGGCAGATTCATCCCAAGGTGGTGCAGTATGCCCATTACCTTTCCAATCCTGTGCGCCAGGCAGGCATGGGCGAGGTTGACGTGGCGGTGGCAGTGGAGAGCGAGACTTTGCGCTATATCCATGATGGCTACCCCTTGAAAGTCATCTATCCTGCCGATGGCACGTCTGCCATGGTGACGGGCACGGGCATTGCTTTCAAGACTTCGGCTCAGGATGAGCAGGCTGCCAAGGCCTTTGCTGACTGGCTGCTGTCCGATGAGGCCCAGCTGGCCTTGCAGAGCCAGGGCTTCTATTTCCTGCCCACCAATCCGGGCACTATGGCTTACAAGACCTTTGCGGGAAAGAATCTCCTGCTGTTCAGCGTTCGTCCCCAGTTCAATGCCCAGCAGAGGCATGATTTGCTGGACCGTTGGGTGAAGGAAGTTCGGTTCAATTGA
- the rsmH gene encoding 16S rRNA (cytosine(1402)-N(4))-methyltransferase RsmH, which produces MSETHKRRPHYSGKYPRRFEEKYKELQPEKYGGEIEHVIAKGNTPAGMHIPIMVKEILEVLAIKPGEKGFDATLGYGGHTRAMLEALRGQGHLISGDIDPLESAKTERRLREAGFGPELWELRNMNFCQIDELAEEAGAFDFILADLGVSSMQIDNPERGFSYKADGPLDLRLNPEAGLTAAQRLAEVGREELVGMLYENADEPYAEEIARQIINSRKKGKCPRTTKELYDEVAIALAKIDLPKEVFERTGYSSKKQEAARRDMVKKSATRVFQALRIDINHEYEVLYEFMEKLPYALAPGGRVAILTFHSGEDRIVKKAFKAFRQQGLYSEVADEVVRPGREECRANPRAHSTKLRWAVRADDL; this is translated from the coding sequence ATGTCCGAGACCCATAAGCGCCGTCCTCACTACAGCGGCAAGTATCCCCGTCGCTTCGAGGAGAAGTACAAGGAACTGCAGCCGGAGAAGTACGGCGGGGAGATAGAGCATGTGATAGCCAAGGGCAATACTCCTGCAGGGATGCATATTCCCATCATGGTGAAGGAGATATTGGAGGTGCTGGCCATCAAGCCCGGGGAGAAGGGCTTTGATGCAACCTTGGGCTATGGCGGCCATACCAGGGCTATGCTGGAGGCCTTGCGGGGGCAGGGACATCTTATCAGTGGGGATATTGACCCCCTTGAGTCGGCCAAGACTGAGAGGCGCCTTCGCGAGGCGGGCTTTGGACCTGAGCTTTGGGAGCTTCGGAATATGAACTTTTGCCAGATTGATGAATTGGCAGAAGAAGCAGGGGCTTTTGATTTCATTCTGGCAGATCTTGGCGTGTCCTCCATGCAGATAGACAATCCGGAGCGGGGCTTCAGCTATAAGGCCGACGGGCCCTTGGACCTGCGGCTGAATCCTGAGGCAGGGCTTACCGCTGCCCAGCGGCTGGCTGAAGTGGGCAGGGAGGAACTGGTGGGCATGCTCTATGAGAATGCTGATGAACCCTATGCTGAGGAAATTGCCCGTCAGATCATAAACAGCAGGAAAAAGGGAAAATGCCCCCGGACAACGAAAGAACTCTACGATGAAGTAGCAATTGCTTTGGCAAAGATTGACCTGCCTAAAGAGGTGTTCGAGCGCACAGGCTACAGCAGCAAGAAACAGGAAGCTGCTCGCAGGGATATGGTAAAGAAGAGTGCCACCCGCGTATTCCAGGCTCTGCGCATAGATATCAACCATGAGTATGAGGTGCTCTATGAGTTCATGGAGAAACTGCCTTATGCCCTGGCTCCGGGAGGAAGGGTGGCTATCCTTACTTTCCATTCCGGAGAAGACCGCATTGTGAAGAAAGCTTTCAAGGCCTTCAGGCAGCAGGGCCTGTACAGCGAGGTGGCAGATGAGGTGGTACGGCCTGGCAGGGAAGAATGCAGAGCCAATCCCCGGGCCCACTCCACCAAGCTGCGCTGGGCCGTGCGGGCTGATGATTTATGA
- a CDS encoding galactitol-1-phosphate 5-dehydrogenase produces the protein MMALNLHGVGDLRYEEVPRPERKPGEVLLKVKAVGICGSDIPRVFSKGTYHFPTIIGHEFAGEIVEAEDSALVGRGASVFPLLPCGHCEACNQEQYARCANYDYYGSRRDGAMAEYLAVKQENLCLLPEGVSYEEAAMSEPAAVALHAFRKSGVGQGDTLLIYGIGAIGLIVAQWAKAAGVKNIILVARTDDKVEFAKKLGFSLAINAKKEDLGKLVEKVTEGRGADTCIEGTGASESWAECICLAKPGGRVVCMGNPLGGMSLPQDTYWKILRKELTLVGTWNSSFGSRENDWREAVQAMQDKRLDLESLITHKFSLDEYKEAFALMHERRDMYCKVMFVM, from the coding sequence ATGATGGCATTGAATCTGCACGGTGTGGGGGATTTGCGCTATGAGGAGGTTCCCCGTCCGGAGCGCAAGCCGGGAGAGGTGCTGCTGAAAGTCAAGGCTGTGGGCATCTGTGGTAGCGATATACCAAGAGTGTTTTCCAAGGGAACTTATCATTTTCCTACCATTATAGGGCATGAGTTCGCTGGGGAGATTGTGGAGGCGGAGGACAGTGCCTTAGTTGGGCGTGGCGCTTCCGTGTTCCCTTTGCTGCCCTGTGGACATTGTGAAGCATGTAATCAGGAGCAGTATGCCCGTTGCGCTAACTATGATTACTACGGCTCTCGCCGGGATGGGGCTATGGCAGAGTATCTGGCGGTGAAGCAGGAGAACCTTTGCCTGCTGCCGGAAGGTGTAAGCTATGAAGAAGCTGCCATGAGCGAACCTGCGGCAGTAGCTCTCCATGCTTTTCGCAAGAGTGGCGTGGGGCAGGGGGACACTCTGCTGATTTACGGCATTGGCGCCATTGGCTTGATAGTGGCACAGTGGGCGAAGGCGGCAGGGGTGAAGAATATCATCCTGGTAGCCAGGACAGATGACAAGGTGGAGTTTGCTAAGAAACTCGGCTTTTCTTTGGCAATCAATGCAAAAAAAGAAGACCTTGGCAAACTTGTAGAGAAAGTCACCGAAGGTCGGGGGGCAGACACTTGCATCGAGGGCACAGGTGCGTCGGAGTCTTGGGCAGAGTGCATCTGCCTTGCCAAGCCTGGCGGCAGGGTAGTTTGCATGGGCAATCCCCTTGGCGGCATGAGTCTTCCCCAGGATACTTATTGGAAAATCCTTAGGAAGGAACTAACATTGGTCGGTACTTGGAACAGCAGCTTCGGCAGCCGGGAAAACGACTGGCGAGAGGCTGTACAGGCCATGCAGGACAAGCGGCTGGATTTGGAGAGTCTCATTACCCATAAGTTTTCTTTGGATGAGTACAAGGAGGCATTTGCCCTCATGCACGAGCGCAGGGATATGTACTGCAAGGTTATGTTTGTTATGTGA
- a CDS encoding IspD/TarI family cytidylyltransferase, with protein sequence MNIVVLLAGGMGSRMGQDIPKQFIHVNNIPIIIYTLLALEHHAEIDAVQAVCIEGWEQVLSGYVKQFNISKLRGIVPGGATRFLSTKAGMMALGEVADDDVLIVHDAVRPLVAADSISDMIRVCHEHENAMTVLDCADTMYLRQSPDSTSQVVERAGLVRGQTPECVSGRRMKEMYALAAEQGVEIDSISALQVALGWQIYFAKGSERNIKLTRTEDIDMFKAMLATERDEWLK encoded by the coding sequence ATGAATATTGTAGTCTTATTGGCAGGAGGCATGGGGAGCCGCATGGGGCAGGATATACCAAAGCAGTTCATCCATGTGAATAATATACCTATCATTATCTATACCTTGCTGGCTTTGGAGCATCATGCCGAGATTGATGCTGTCCAGGCGGTGTGCATCGAGGGTTGGGAGCAGGTGCTGTCCGGCTATGTGAAGCAGTTCAATATCTCGAAATTAAGAGGCATTGTGCCCGGGGGCGCTACCAGGTTTCTTTCTACCAAGGCAGGCATGATGGCACTGGGAGAAGTGGCGGATGATGATGTGCTTATCGTCCACGATGCAGTGCGACCTCTGGTGGCGGCGGATTCTATCTCAGATATGATTCGTGTATGCCATGAGCATGAAAATGCCATGACGGTGCTGGACTGCGCGGATACTATGTACCTGCGCCAGTCACCTGATTCTACGAGCCAGGTGGTGGAAAGGGCAGGGCTGGTGCGGGGGCAGACTCCGGAATGCGTGTCAGGCAGGCGTATGAAGGAGATGTATGCCCTGGCAGCTGAGCAGGGGGTGGAAATAGATTCCATCTCTGCCCTGCAGGTGGCCCTGGGCTGGCAGATTTACTTTGCCAAAGGCAGCGAGAGGAATATCAAGCTGACCCGCACGGAGGATATAGATATGTTTAAGGCCATGCTGGCTACGGAAAGGGATGAGTGGCTGAAATGA